One Setaria italica strain Yugu1 chromosome I, Setaria_italica_v2.0, whole genome shotgun sequence DNA window includes the following coding sequences:
- the LOC106804217 gene encoding uncharacterized protein LOC106804217, whose protein sequence is MKAMFQMSDLGLLHYYLGMEVSQTENGITISQGAYATKILEAADMAGCNPSQIPMEPRLKLSKTSSAPAVDATELRRIIGSLRYLVNSWPDLAFSVGYVSRFMSAATAEHQAAMKRVLRYVAGTINYGCCYKRRTGDVELVGYSNSDLAGDIDTRKSTTGVFFFLGDNVITWQSQKQKHIDTRYHYIRECIEEGKVKVKYIGTNEQLADILTKPLGCVKFTELRSRIGVVNIK, encoded by the exons ATGAAGGCCATGTTCCAGATGAGTGATCTCGGTTTGTTGCACTACTACCTCGGCATGGAGGTGTCCCAGACTGAGAACGGCATCACCATCAGCCAAGGTGCCTACGCCACGAAGATCTTGGAGGCTGCTGACATGGCAGGGTGCAATCCCAGCCAGATTCCCATGGAACCTCGCCTCAAGTTGAGCAAAACAAGTTCTGCACCAGCTGTTGATGCCACCGAATTAAGGAGGATCATAGGGTCACTCAGATACTTGGTAAATTCATGGCCGGACTTGGCTTTTTCTGTAGGCTACGTGAGCAGGTTTATGTCTGCTGCCACAGCAGAGCATCAGGCGGCCATGAAGAGAGTGTTGCGCTATGTCGCAGGCACTATAAACTACGGGTGCTGCTACAAGAGGAGGACCGGAGACGTAGAGCTCGTGGGGTACAGCAACAGTGATCTTGCGGGCGACATCGACACGCGCAAGAGCACTACaggagtcttcttcttcctcggcgaCAACGTCATCACCTGGCAGTCCCAAAAACAGAAG CATATCGATACTCGCTATCACTACATCAGAGAGTGCATTGAGGAGGGcaaggtgaaggtcaagtacATTGGCACAAATGAGCAGCTTGCAGACATTCTGACGAAGCCACTTGGGTGCGTGAAGTTCACGGAGCTGCGGTCCAGGATTGGCGTCGTCAACATCAAGTAA
- the LOC101782857 gene encoding uncharacterized protein At4g37920, chloroplastic: MAAMPATSSASPCQAPLPAGLGLPLLTSPSARAGTLAFGRRGLRLRLRGAAAVPPAGHLFLGLPKPRCSYIAAIGDVAAVSDDYIDSSPSSSGYPNSSMGSLSHEDNQPERVVKMNQKSKDSNKMIKICDKLIGVFMVDKPTPTDWRKLLAFSREWDNIRPHFFKRCQERADAEPNPEMKHKLLRLSRKLKEIDEDVQRHNELLEVVKSTPSDKIGAIVAKRRKDFTVEFFNHLYYVAESYHDEPEKQTELAKLGNDCVDALQAHDDTTGSLEALNAAELKLKDILNSSSVDAACRKIDDLAEKKELDSALVLMLSKAWSAAKGTDITKSEAKDIMFHLYMTAVANLQRQMPKDIRILKHLIMIEDPEERLSALNDAFTPGPELQGDNVDTLYTSPEALHTWASAIVDAYYNSREGTLLGQARDLMNPKIIRRVEEIVKIIKDKYL, from the exons ATGGCGGCGAtgcccgccacctcctccgcctccccctgcCAGGCGCCGTTGCCCGCCGGCCTGGGCCTCCCGCTCCTCACCTCCCCAAGCGCCCGCGCCGGCACCCTCGCCttcggccgccgcggcctccgcctccgcctccgcggcgccgccgcggtccCGCCCGCAG GACATCTATTTCTTGGTCTTCCCAAGCCACGATGCTCATATATTGCAGCCATTGGCGATGTGGCAGCGGTTTCCGATGATTATATAGATAGCTCGCCATCAAGCAGTGGATATCCAAATAGTTCAATGGGTTCTTTATCTCATGAAGATAATCAACCAGAAAGGGTTGTTAAGATGAACCAAAAATCTAAAGACAGCAATAAAATGATTAAAATATGTGATAAGTTAATTGGCGTATTCATGGTTGATAAACCTACACCAACGGATTGGAGAAAATTACTGGCGTTTAGCAGAGAATGGGACAACATAAGACCGCATTTCTTTAAACGCTGCCAGGAAAGAGCGGATGCAGAGCCGAACCCTGAGATGAAGCACAAGCTTCTCAGGCTTAGTAGGAAACTGAAAGAG ATTGATGAGGATGTACAGAGGCATAATGAACTTCTTGAAGTAGTAAAATCCACACCATCTGATAAAATTGGTGCTATTGTTGCTAAGCGGCGTAAAGATTTCACAGTGGAATTTTTCAACCACCTTTACTATGTTGCGGAGTCTTATCATGATGAACCTGAAAAGCAAACTG AGTTGGCAAAGCTTGGAAATGATTGTGTAGATGCTCTACAAGCTCACGATGATACAACTGGGAGTCTTGAGGCTTTGAATGCTGCAGAATTGAAGTTAAAAGATATACTCAATTCATCTTCGGTGGATGCTGCTTGCAGAAAGATTGATGACTTGGCTGAGAAGAAGGAACTGGACTCTGCATTAGTGTTGATGCTTTCAAAAGCTTGGTCAGCTGCAAAAGGCACTGACATCACTAAATCTGAG GCAAAGGATATAATGTTTCATCTATACATGACTGCGGTGGCTAATCTCCAGAGACAAATGCCAAAGGATATTAGAATACTGAAGCATCTTATAATGATAGAGGATCCAGAAGAGCGGTTGAGTGCACTGAATGATGCTTTTACTCCTGGTCCTGAACTTCAAGGGGACAATGTTGATACATTATACAC GAGTCCAGAGGCATTACACACTTGGGCAAGTGCTATAGTAGATGCATATTATAACAGCAGAGAAGGCACTCTCCTTGGACAAGCAAGAGACTTGATGAACCCAAAAATCATCAGGAGAGTCGAAGAGATAGTGAAGATAATCAAGGACAAATACCTTTAA